A genomic stretch from Juglans microcarpa x Juglans regia isolate MS1-56 chromosome 3S, Jm3101_v1.0, whole genome shotgun sequence includes:
- the LOC121258752 gene encoding zinc finger protein SHOOT GRAVITROPISM 5-like: MLDNAAASGAPSSSDAFASQENGVTNKRKRRPAGTPDPDAVVVSLSPKTLLESTRYVCEICNRGFQRDQNLQMHRRRHRVPWKLLKRETQEVKKRVFVCPEPSCLHHDPGHALGDLVGIKKHFRRKHGNHKQWVCEKCSKGYAVQSDYKAHLKTCGTRGHSCDCGRVFSRVESFIEHQDACTVREARPAEIQSLQPACSSRTASSTSPSISDTNNISTTLLPGSLMSKPAEVPASLSSDQKNLHSTSERNHNLELQLLLSPRALSLRNSDDTCATHLNLSIGSCDGSEKNESNKPTWEVTRVNESEKEELKLAIAEKAYSEETRREAKREIELAELEFTKAKTIRQNAQAELEKAQLLKDQATKKASCSTMLQITCQACKQKFQASMVAAPSVETSHAVSYVSSAMTQGEGE, from the exons ATGCTAGACAACGCTGCTGCTTCTGGCGCTCCATCTTCTTCTGATGCTTTTGCTTCCCAAGAGAATGGGGTcactaataaaagaaaaagaagaccaGCAGGCACACCAG ATCCAGATGCCGTAgttgtgtctctctctcccaaaacatTATTGGAATCAACCCGATATGTGTGTGAGATCTGCAACCGAGGGTTCCAAAGAGACCAAAATTTGCAGATGCATAGACGAAGGCACAGGGTGCCATGGAAATTGCTTAAGAGGGAGACACAGGAGGTGAAGAAGAGGGTTTTTGTGTGCCCCGAACCTAGTTGTTTGCACCATGACCCAGGGCACGCCCTTGGTGATCTTGTAGGAATCAAGAAGCATTTCAGAAGGAAGCATGGCAATCACAAGCAGTGGGTGTGTGAGAAATGCTCCAAAGGATATGCTGTTCAATCCGATTACAAAGCCCACCTCAAAACCTGTGGTACTAGAGGCCACTCGTGTGATTGTGGCCGTGTGTTTTccag GGTAGAGAGTTTCATTGAGCACCAAGACGCTTGCACGGTCAGGGAAGCTCGGCCGGCTGAAATACAATCACTGCAACCGGCCTGCTCATCTCGAACAGCATCGAGCACCAGCCCATCAATTAGCGACACCAATAATATTAGCACAACCCTGTTGCCTGGTTCTCTAATGTCAAAGCCGGCTGAAGTACCTGCTTCCTTAAGCTCGGATCAAAAAAATCTACACTCCACTTCCGAACGGAACCATAATTTGGAACTTCAACTCTTACTTTCACCTAGAGCCCTCTCGTTGCGAAATTCGGATGATACTTGCGCCACCCATTTGAATCTTTCGATAGGTTCATGTGATGGCAGCGAgaaaaatgaatcaaataaGCCTACTTGGGAAGTCACGAGGGTAAACGAATCTGAAAAGGAGGAGCTAAAGTTGGCCATCGCTGAAAAGGCCTACTCAGAGGAAACCAGGCGAGAAGCGAAGCGAGAAATTGAGCTCGCTGAACTTGAGTTTACAAAGGCCAAGACGATAAGGCAAAATGCGCAGGCCGAGCTCGAAAAGGCGCAGTTACTAAAAGATCAAGCAACCAAGAAAGCCAGCTGCAGTACGATGTTGCAAATCACTTGCCAGGCATGCAAGCAAAAATTCCAGGCATCCATGGTTGCCGCACCGTCCGTGGAGACCTCCCATGCTGTCAGTTATGTGTCGTCGGCCATGACACAAGGGGAAGGAGAATGA